From a region of the Deltaproteobacteria bacterium genome:
- a CDS encoding LOG family protein yields MKSHSYDLRRVDETFLAMRQKLGAWFCCLPAAIQALVFYDSVFGAELVAQGRERTIREAKHPGRPFLEVFLSMEGHPTTLVLGGARGKAAPKVVEFNKLHRACDALLGISGTNGGGPGVMGLDSMHLRHAINKVRESSFLAPSYEVNGSGKIAAKSDVVQVRLGIPGEKPNEWGSADLITWSQGSLMSRTAMLMALGNVLAVYAYPGGYGTSEEIFRILVDRVLENTGVNTIVTRGAKIVLVSSMDDTGTSYYQPFMSQLARMAKEGMIGANYPDFIEEVCVEEVGALDRIMSIQDQAAQRIYGFSFVEEWERLNSAKLIPTARELVR; encoded by the coding sequence ATGAAGAGTCATAGCTACGATCTGAGGAGGGTCGACGAAACCTTCCTCGCCATGCGCCAGAAGCTTGGCGCGTGGTTTTGCTGTTTACCAGCGGCTATTCAAGCGCTGGTTTTTTACGACTCGGTGTTTGGCGCCGAGTTAGTTGCGCAAGGTAGGGAGAGGACAATCCGGGAGGCCAAACATCCAGGGCGGCCTTTCCTGGAAGTTTTCCTTAGTATGGAGGGCCATCCCACCACGCTTGTTCTGGGTGGTGCTAGAGGGAAGGCGGCTCCAAAGGTGGTGGAGTTTAACAAGCTCCATCGTGCTTGCGATGCCTTGTTGGGCATTTCTGGCACGAATGGAGGAGGCCCCGGAGTCATGGGGCTCGATTCCATGCACCTCAGACATGCCATTAACAAGGTGCGAGAGAGCAGTTTTTTAGCTCCATCGTACGAGGTTAATGGCAGCGGCAAAATTGCTGCCAAGTCGGATGTTGTGCAAGTCCGGCTTGGAATTCCCGGGGAGAAACCGAACGAATGGGGTTCGGCTGACCTAATAACTTGGAGCCAGGGTAGTCTTATGAGCAGAACCGCTATGCTTATGGCTCTAGGGAACGTCCTCGCTGTCTATGCCTACCCAGGCGGGTATGGAACGAGCGAGGAGATTTTCAGGATCCTGGTTGACAGGGTTCTGGAAAACACGGGTGTAAATACAATAGTTACCCGTGGAGCAAAGATTGTTCTTGTTTCGTCGATGGACGATACGGGGACAAGTTATTATCAGCCCTTCATGTCTCAGTTGGCCAGGATGGCCAAGGAGGGGATGATAGGGGCAAACTACCCAGACTTCATTGAGGAGGTTTGCGTAGAGGAAGTTGGTGCGCTTGATCGGATCATGTCGATCCAAGATCAAGCGGCACAGAGAATCTACGGGTTCTCTTTCGTCGAAGAGTGGGAGAGGCTGAATTCGGCCAAGTTAATTCCCACTGCAAGAGAACTCGTAAGGTAG